A genomic region of Fodinisporobacter ferrooxydans contains the following coding sequences:
- the thiE gene encoding thiamine phosphate synthase, which translates to MKHNPSPFQLQVITDGIKQLPDLIHTVKKTLEGGADAIQLRYKSAPASDLWTIGQELLPIVQHHQRRLLINDRIDVALAIPAHGVHLAGKSLPPKAARTICKEPFLIGCSIHSIEEAKQAEQQGVSYITFGHIFSTKSKPGMPPRGIEALYEVVSAISIPVFAIGGIHADNIADVLQTGCAGIAVIGAVMNEQNPEKATYELKNRMIACQAKPKVTLPPYLQ; encoded by the coding sequence GTGAAACATAACCCTTCTCCATTTCAGCTTCAAGTCATTACGGATGGGATAAAACAACTCCCCGACTTGATACATACCGTAAAAAAAACATTGGAAGGAGGCGCAGATGCAATTCAATTGCGCTACAAATCAGCACCTGCAAGCGATCTGTGGACAATCGGTCAAGAACTTTTACCAATCGTTCAACACCATCAAAGGCGCTTGCTGATTAATGATCGAATTGATGTTGCCCTTGCCATACCTGCACACGGCGTACATTTGGCAGGAAAAAGCCTTCCTCCCAAAGCCGCAAGAACGATTTGCAAAGAACCCTTTTTGATCGGCTGTTCCATTCATTCTATTGAAGAAGCAAAGCAGGCAGAACAGCAAGGCGTCTCTTACATAACATTTGGACATATTTTTTCGACCAAGAGCAAACCAGGTATGCCGCCTCGTGGAATTGAAGCGTTATATGAGGTGGTATCTGCCATTTCCATCCCAGTCTTTGCGATAGGGGGAATCCATGCGGATAATATCGCGGATGTCCTGCAAACCGGTTGTGCCGGTATCGCAGTCATCGGTGCGGTCATGAACGAACAAAACCCTGAAAAGGCAACTTATGAATTGAAAAACCGCATGATCGCATGCCAGGCAAAACCGAAAGTAACGTTGCCCCCTTATCTACAATAG
- the thiO gene encoding glycine oxidase ThiO → MNSSAHAKQTDVIVIGGGIIGCSIAFHLQQAGKRCIVFEQGQIGNQASKAGAGMLGAQVEMANPGPIYDLGIQSRGMFPELSGILYEISGVDIEYQKQGILRLATSEDEVKTLQNRKQWQEASGQTAEWLTPAELQAMTSGAVFSAYGALYLPNDHQVRNPPLVRAFASSAKKLGASFYEHTEVTGFLYEQDRIIGVATQDQTWYAEYIVIAGGAFSSVLGRKLELDIPVFPVKGQAILANGTMPVPYTVFTHGCYLVPKLTDQVYIGATEQPNQKDLTPSLGSIAKLSNRAAELVPVAESFSYGKSIIGLRPGSVDSLPILGEATQYKGLFLATGHFRNGVLLSPITGKIITDLITKGISDVDITPFLLERFQEKAVIS, encoded by the coding sequence ATGAATTCCTCAGCTCACGCAAAGCAAACAGATGTAATTGTCATCGGCGGCGGCATCATTGGCTGCAGCATCGCGTTTCACTTACAGCAAGCAGGAAAGCGCTGTATCGTTTTTGAACAGGGACAAATCGGAAATCAGGCATCAAAAGCAGGTGCCGGTATGCTAGGCGCACAAGTAGAAATGGCGAATCCCGGTCCCATCTATGACCTGGGCATTCAAAGCCGGGGGATGTTTCCCGAACTATCCGGCATTCTATATGAAATTTCCGGCGTTGATATCGAATATCAAAAACAAGGGATTCTTCGCTTGGCCACATCCGAAGATGAAGTGAAAACTTTGCAGAATCGAAAACAGTGGCAAGAAGCGTCTGGTCAGACTGCCGAGTGGCTGACGCCTGCCGAACTGCAGGCAATGACTTCCGGCGCCGTATTTTCTGCCTATGGAGCCCTTTATCTGCCAAATGACCATCAAGTACGCAATCCGCCTTTGGTGCGCGCGTTTGCATCATCCGCCAAAAAACTAGGTGCAAGTTTTTATGAACATACAGAGGTTACCGGATTTTTATACGAACAAGATCGCATAATCGGTGTCGCCACACAGGATCAAACATGGTATGCGGAATATATTGTCATCGCAGGCGGGGCATTTTCTTCTGTTTTGGGAAGAAAACTAGAACTTGATATTCCAGTATTCCCTGTAAAAGGCCAGGCCATTCTCGCAAACGGTACGATGCCGGTTCCCTATACGGTGTTCACACACGGCTGCTACTTGGTGCCAAAATTGACAGATCAAGTATACATCGGCGCAACCGAGCAACCAAATCAAAAAGATTTGACACCTTCCCTAGGTTCCATCGCGAAACTTTCCAATCGAGCAGCGGAGCTTGTTCCGGTTGCAGAAAGTTTCTCCTATGGAAAGTCTATCATCGGTTTGCGGCCAGGTTCTGTTGACAGTCTGCCAATTTTGGGTGAGGCAACACAGTACAAAGGACTATTTCTAGCAACAGGCCATTTTCGAAATGGAGTGCTATTAAGTCCAATCACAGGAAAAATTATTACAGATTTGATTACAAAAGGAATATCTGATGTCGACATTACACCATTTTTGCTGGAACGCTTTCAGGAAAAAGCCGTTATTTCATGA
- a CDS encoding GntR family transcriptional regulator, with product MRKSGIPLYVQVKEAVLTDIKNGQWKTGDKLPTERELSEKLKVSRNTVSQAYQELEAEGVLVSIQGRGTFVCDRDDAVRLENRKELLMKIIDVAMEEGLQLGFSIEEFSELTEIRVREKMDLLNRVRIVFFECNREQVDYFAKRVQFGSGVVVKPIILHEFRDDMDVLLPEVNSSDLVITTFFHYDEVKELIGNRKQVLAIALDPQLETIVKIARIPAGRKIGLICRSDNFANKVMLSLKNAGLDGLQMKVTTSTEANDLRSFLHDIDFIIVSPGRKREVEMLAVRHQEIIEFIFQPDVASINLLRAALIDVRRG from the coding sequence GTGAGGAAAAGTGGAATACCTCTTTACGTTCAAGTAAAAGAAGCGGTCCTAACCGATATTAAGAATGGGCAGTGGAAAACAGGAGATAAGCTGCCAACGGAACGAGAACTTTCCGAAAAATTAAAAGTGAGTCGCAATACCGTTAGTCAAGCATATCAAGAGTTGGAAGCTGAAGGGGTATTAGTGTCCATACAAGGTCGCGGAACCTTTGTGTGTGATCGGGATGACGCGGTGCGTTTGGAAAACCGAAAAGAATTGCTGATGAAAATCATCGATGTTGCCATGGAAGAAGGCCTTCAACTTGGATTTTCCATCGAGGAATTTTCTGAGTTGACAGAAATTCGCGTAAGGGAAAAAATGGATCTCTTGAATCGTGTTCGAATCGTATTTTTCGAGTGCAACCGCGAGCAAGTGGACTATTTTGCAAAACGTGTGCAATTCGGTTCCGGAGTCGTAGTAAAACCGATTATTTTACATGAATTTCGAGATGATATGGATGTACTCTTGCCGGAAGTCAATTCATCCGATCTTGTCATTACAACGTTTTTCCACTATGACGAGGTCAAAGAACTAATCGGCAATCGCAAACAAGTACTTGCGATCGCTTTAGATCCGCAACTGGAAACGATCGTCAAAATTGCACGTATTCCTGCAGGGCGGAAAATCGGTCTGATTTGCCGGTCCGACAACTTTGCCAATAAAGTAATGTTGTCGTTGAAAAATGCGGGACTTGATGGTTTGCAGATGAAAGTAACCACATCTACTGAAGCGAATGATTTGCGTTCCTTCCTGCATGATATTGACTTTATCATTGTATCTCCAGGGAGAAAACGAGAAGTTGAGATGTTGGCAGTGCGCCACCAGGAAATCATCGAATTTATTTTTCAACCGGATGTCGCATCCATCAATCTCTTGCGTGCAGCATTAATTGACGTTCGTCGAGGTTAG
- a CDS encoding 2-oxoacid:acceptor oxidoreductase subunit alpha yields MLDQLSWKVGGQQGEGIDSTGDTFSVALNRRGYFIYSYRHFSSRIKGGHTNSKIRVSTKSRLANSDQLDILIAFDQETIDFNAHELRDGGVVIADSKFNPKVPEGNYRLFSVPFTKIAEECGSAIMKNMVALGASACVLGLSSDIFADIISDKFLRKGQQVVDQNMKAIQLGIDYMTENGGVLPEFQLVPADGKKRLYMSGNEAIGLGALAAGARVMPAYPITPASDVMEYLIKHFPKVGGVVLQTEDEIAAMTMAIGSSFAGARSLTATSGPGLSLMMEAIGLAGMIEAPVVIIDTQRGGPSTGLPTKNEQSDLYAVLFGTHGEIPKIVLAPSTAEECFYATADAFNYADKYQCPVILITDLALSLANQTVEPLDYNKISIDRGKIATPEQLAEVGAGQLFKRYAFTEDGISPRVFPGMKGGIHHVTGVEHNETGRPDENAQNRIKMMDKRLAKLNNMELPNSVTYAGSENPDVLIVGLGSTMGVIDEALERFQAEGLNVAHAHVKVISPFPAKTLNQYVGKAKKVVVVENNATGQLLHLMKHFGVEHSAMTSYLRYDGNPFLPVQIFDHVKGLI; encoded by the coding sequence ATGTTAGATCAACTTTCTTGGAAAGTTGGTGGGCAACAAGGTGAAGGTATCGACTCTACAGGTGATACATTCTCAGTAGCCCTGAATCGACGCGGATATTTCATTTATAGTTACCGTCACTTTTCATCTCGGATTAAAGGCGGTCACACCAACTCGAAAATCCGTGTAAGTACAAAATCGCGTTTGGCAAATTCTGATCAATTGGATATTCTGATTGCGTTTGACCAAGAAACCATCGACTTTAACGCACATGAGTTACGGGATGGCGGAGTAGTAATTGCTGACAGCAAATTTAATCCAAAAGTTCCGGAAGGAAACTATCGTCTCTTTTCCGTACCTTTTACGAAAATTGCTGAAGAATGCGGCTCTGCTATTATGAAAAACATGGTTGCGTTAGGAGCTTCGGCCTGTGTTCTTGGTCTTTCTTCTGATATATTTGCCGATATTATCTCTGATAAATTTTTGCGCAAAGGCCAACAGGTCGTCGATCAAAACATGAAAGCCATTCAGCTCGGCATTGATTACATGACTGAAAATGGCGGTGTATTGCCAGAATTTCAATTGGTTCCGGCTGACGGCAAGAAACGATTGTACATGAGCGGCAACGAAGCGATCGGTCTGGGCGCTTTGGCTGCCGGCGCGCGGGTTATGCCTGCATATCCGATCACACCGGCATCCGATGTCATGGAATACTTAATCAAGCACTTCCCAAAAGTGGGCGGTGTGGTATTGCAAACAGAAGACGAAATCGCAGCCATGACAATGGCGATCGGTTCTTCCTTTGCAGGCGCACGTTCATTGACAGCCACTTCCGGCCCTGGCTTGTCTTTGATGATGGAAGCAATCGGTCTTGCCGGCATGATCGAAGCGCCTGTCGTCATCATTGACACACAACGCGGCGGTCCAAGTACAGGACTCCCGACAAAGAACGAGCAAAGCGACTTGTATGCGGTATTATTCGGAACACATGGGGAAATTCCGAAAATCGTATTGGCGCCAAGCACTGCGGAAGAATGTTTCTATGCAACTGCAGATGCGTTCAACTACGCAGATAAATACCAGTGTCCAGTCATTCTGATTACAGATTTGGCATTGTCACTGGCAAACCAAACGGTTGAGCCGCTTGATTATAACAAAATCTCCATCGATCGCGGTAAAATTGCAACACCAGAACAATTGGCTGAAGTAGGCGCCGGTCAATTATTCAAACGCTATGCGTTTACGGAAGACGGTATTTCTCCACGTGTATTCCCTGGCATGAAAGGTGGAATTCACCACGTAACAGGTGTGGAGCACAATGAAACAGGCCGTCCGGATGAAAATGCGCAAAATCGTATTAAAATGATGGATAAGCGCTTGGCAAAACTGAACAATATGGAATTGCCTAACAGCGTCACATATGCCGGCTCTGAAAATCCGGATGTATTGATTGTCGGCCTTGGTTCGACAATGGGTGTGATCGACGAAGCATTGGAGCGTTTCCAGGCAGAAGGACTGAATGTGGCGCATGCTCATGTTAAGGTAATCAGCCCATTCCCTGCGAAAACTTTGAATCAATATGTAGGCAAAGCTAAGAAAGTTGTTGTTGTTGAAAACAATGCAACCGGACAATTGCTGCATCTCATGAAGCACTTCGGAGTTGAACATTCCGCAATGACAAGCTACTTGCGTTACGATGGCAATCCATTCTTGCCAGTACAAATTTTTGACCATGTTAAGGGGTTGATCTAA
- a CDS encoding 2-oxoacid:ferredoxin oxidoreductase subunit beta, whose translation MATVKEFRNNVRPNWCPGCGDFSVQASIQRALGNMDLEPENVAVISGIGCSGRISGYINSYGLHGVHGRALPIAQGVKLANRDLVVIASGGDGDGFGIGLNHFMHAVRRNIDLTYIVMDNNIYGLTKGQHSPTSAFGFKAKNTPQGTIENALKPAQVALSAGISFLAQGFSSDVNQLTSLIEQAIQHRGFSLINVFSPCVTYNKINTYDWYRENIVNLEQDENYDSSNKALAMQKVFETNGLCTGLIYKEDRPVFQDLVPGYKEEAITSQELRLDDEYFAKVMNQFA comes from the coding sequence ATGGCAACAGTTAAAGAATTCCGCAATAATGTTCGCCCTAACTGGTGCCCAGGCTGCGGCGACTTCTCAGTGCAGGCATCCATTCAAAGAGCACTCGGAAATATGGATCTGGAGCCGGAAAATGTTGCAGTCATCTCGGGTATCGGTTGTTCCGGCCGGATCTCCGGATATATTAACTCATATGGCTTGCACGGTGTTCATGGTCGTGCTTTGCCAATCGCACAAGGCGTTAAATTGGCAAACCGCGATCTCGTAGTCATCGCTTCAGGTGGAGACGGAGACGGTTTTGGCATCGGTTTGAACCACTTTATGCACGCGGTACGCCGTAATATCGATTTGACATACATCGTCATGGATAACAACATCTACGGTTTGACAAAAGGTCAACATTCACCGACGAGTGCATTTGGCTTCAAAGCGAAAAATACTCCGCAAGGAACCATTGAAAATGCCTTAAAGCCTGCGCAAGTCGCTTTATCTGCCGGCATCTCCTTTTTGGCACAAGGATTTTCCAGTGATGTCAACCAATTGACGTCATTAATCGAGCAAGCCATTCAACACAGAGGATTTTCTTTGATCAATGTATTCAGTCCTTGTGTGACTTACAATAAAATCAACACGTACGACTGGTACAGAGAAAACATCGTCAACCTGGAGCAAGATGAAAACTACGATTCGTCCAATAAAGCGTTGGCAATGCAAAAAGTATTCGAAACAAACGGTCTCTGCACAGGTTTGATCTACAAAGAAGATCGTCCAGTCTTCCAAGATCTCGTTCCGGGATATAAAGAAGAAGCAATTACAAGTCAAGAGTTGCGTTTGGATGATGAATACTTTGCAAAAGTCATGAACCAATTCGCGTAA
- a CDS encoding NUDIX domain-containing protein produces the protein MVEFPGAEGGIVRLSFDPADWVEPNTVLIVPFYHGKILFTKHQHRGWELPGGTREPDEFPIQTTIRELYEETGGEAQAIEWIGQYCLLHPNRPEPMIKSIYVADIHRLHPLPQGFETEEIMLLDQLPNWQSVEIDDAFSYILKDGVYRHIVKKVKKHPFHFMGNKTLPQGPTKQES, from the coding sequence GTGGTTGAGTTCCCTGGTGCAGAAGGTGGAATCGTTCGCCTTTCCTTTGACCCGGCAGATTGGGTGGAGCCGAATACAGTATTGATTGTTCCGTTTTATCACGGAAAAATCCTGTTTACGAAACATCAGCATAGAGGATGGGAACTGCCGGGAGGAACACGGGAACCGGATGAATTCCCTATACAGACGACAATCAGAGAATTATACGAGGAAACAGGAGGAGAAGCACAAGCGATCGAATGGATTGGACAATATTGCTTGCTGCACCCGAATCGGCCGGAACCCATGATTAAATCCATTTATGTTGCAGACATCCATCGCTTGCACCCGCTTCCTCAGGGGTTTGAAACAGAAGAAATTATGCTGCTTGATCAGCTTCCCAATTGGCAGAGTGTAGAGATTGATGATGCGTTTAGCTATATTTTGAAAGATGGAGTATATAGGCATATAGTAAAAAAAGTGAAAAAACACCCGTTTCATTTCATGGGAAATAAGACATTGCCACAAGGACCAACCAAGCAGGAATCATAG
- a CDS encoding NAD(P)/FAD-dependent oxidoreductase, with product MQQHQVVIIGAGPAGISAAIWSTRLGLSTIVLEKNDKIGGQLVNIRNDLIDYPGFSATTGSKLQQEFQKHLQSTFAKVYLQRQVTRIDDKNQVVHTTAGSIAYQYLIVATGARERRLQVPGAHLLASQPISATRDRELFSGKHVVVVGGGDRACEGACLLADAGAFVTLIHRSKQFRARHEFIQKITHHSHIAIRTQSTVQKIFGTMKIDGVEVGNPDLSIRSEVIPADAVLVRIGTQPNSILLQGIVEMDHEGYCTVDFHGQSSIKSIFCIGDLQVHSNDSSIAVSVGQGMLAAKRISMLIEEEKKRG from the coding sequence ATGCAACAGCATCAAGTAGTCATTATAGGGGCTGGTCCGGCGGGAATATCAGCAGCGATATGGAGTACAAGATTGGGCCTTTCAACGATCGTTCTCGAAAAAAATGACAAAATCGGCGGTCAATTGGTGAATATTAGAAATGATTTGATTGACTATCCTGGTTTTTCTGCAACCACGGGGTCAAAGCTGCAACAAGAGTTCCAAAAACACTTGCAATCCACTTTTGCAAAAGTGTATTTGCAAAGACAAGTAACCAGGATCGATGACAAGAATCAAGTTGTACATACGACAGCAGGGAGCATTGCGTATCAATACCTGATAGTAGCTACAGGGGCAAGGGAGAGGCGTTTGCAAGTTCCCGGCGCACACTTGTTGGCGAGCCAACCGATTTCTGCTACCCGTGATCGGGAATTGTTTAGCGGAAAACATGTCGTCGTTGTCGGGGGCGGAGACAGAGCATGTGAAGGGGCATGTTTGCTTGCAGACGCAGGAGCTTTTGTTACATTGATTCATCGTTCGAAACAGTTTCGTGCGCGTCATGAATTTATTCAAAAAATTACACATCATTCACATATTGCGATACGTACGCAATCAACCGTCCAGAAAATTTTTGGTACGATGAAAATTGATGGTGTGGAAGTCGGCAATCCGGACTTGTCGATACGATCGGAGGTCATTCCCGCAGATGCAGTACTTGTTCGCATTGGCACACAACCCAATTCCATTCTATTGCAAGGGATTGTAGAAATGGATCATGAGGGGTATTGTACAGTGGACTTTCATGGCCAATCAAGCATAAAAAGTATTTTCTGCATCGGTGATCTGCAAGTTCATTCCAATGACTCCAGCATTGCTGTGTCCGTTGGACAAGGAATGCTTGCAGCAAAACGAATCTCTATGTTGATTGAGGAGGAGAAGAAACGTGGTTGA
- a CDS encoding divergent PAP2 family protein: protein MRILINIFTNFPLVAALLGVLIAQGLKPFIHKLLHGKWNIASVLSTGGMPSSHSASVMALTTAVGLRHGLSSSLFAIAMTLGMIVMYDAAGIRRHAGEQAMAINKLEAEFEKHIESRGPSHHFHWKKSKQLKEMLGHQPTEVLAGAILGICIGVFTWRLW from the coding sequence ATGCGGATTCTTATCAATATTTTTACTAATTTTCCGTTGGTTGCCGCATTACTTGGTGTCTTAATTGCACAAGGGTTGAAACCTTTCATTCATAAGTTGTTGCATGGAAAATGGAATATCGCTTCTGTATTGAGTACAGGCGGAATGCCGAGCTCTCACAGCGCATCTGTCATGGCCTTAACCACTGCAGTCGGTCTTCGCCATGGATTGTCTTCTTCATTGTTTGCAATTGCAATGACACTGGGAATGATCGTCATGTATGACGCTGCGGGAATCCGCAGGCATGCAGGAGAGCAGGCGATGGCAATTAACAAATTGGAGGCCGAGTTTGAGAAGCATATCGAATCCCGCGGTCCCAGTCATCATTTTCATTGGAAAAAGAGCAAACAACTGAAGGAGATGCTGGGACATCAGCCCACGGAAGTATTGGCGGGAGCTATTTTAGGGATTTGCATTGGTGTTTTTACATGGCGTTTATGGTAA
- a CDS encoding B12-binding domain-containing radical SAM protein, which produces MKVVLATLNAKFIHASLALRYLRSQVEADFPDTSLLEFTIHDVPMNIVSKIYQEKPDVIGFSCYIWNIEQTVPVLDMLRKVLPNAFIVLGGPEVSYDTRYWMERLPVVDCIAQGEGEATFYQILQSCSESKQQPRLADVRDVRGIYYRSMEGSIHSTFPSDKIAALDAIPSPYETHLEELRNRIVYFEASRGCPFRCQFCLSSIEEGVRYFSLDRIKRDLRRLIDFGVKQIKFVDRTFNINKEYAMEIFKFLIGYHKNTTFHFEITADIMRPEVLEFLAAEAPPDLFRFEIGVQSTNDLSNHAVKRHQNFEKLARTVSIIRDSKKIVQHLDLIAGLPHEDYHSFRKTFNDVFALQPDELQLGFLKMLRGTGMRHQAKQYGYQYMEHAPYEILGNDVLSYSDMIRLKRLEDILEKFWNDHKMDHTVTYLVDQIYSSPFDFFQAFGDFWEANGWQRLGHQYEDLFSRLLEFLKHAKQLADAESNRAEENLVNLNLSVVSGLMQLDYVMHANHRPRHIPWEPMTSRQEQYQRASHVSKQLQNMKDERIGDPSLYATEHVLKHAWVGLLPFDVKQWLEHKRIVLISNQQHFVVLYPFDKQGQKIWTVVF; this is translated from the coding sequence ATGAAAGTCGTTCTTGCAACATTAAATGCGAAGTTTATACATGCATCATTGGCATTGCGATATCTGCGCAGTCAAGTGGAAGCGGATTTTCCGGATACATCGTTACTTGAATTCACCATTCATGATGTACCGATGAATATTGTGAGTAAGATTTATCAGGAAAAGCCGGACGTCATTGGTTTTTCCTGCTATATATGGAACATCGAACAGACCGTTCCCGTTCTTGACATGTTGCGAAAGGTATTGCCAAATGCGTTTATCGTATTGGGCGGACCCGAGGTATCATATGATACTCGATATTGGATGGAGCGGCTTCCTGTGGTCGACTGCATTGCACAAGGGGAGGGAGAAGCCACTTTTTATCAAATCTTGCAAAGCTGTTCGGAGTCAAAGCAGCAACCGCGGTTGGCGGATGTAAGAGATGTGCGGGGGATTTACTATCGATCGATGGAAGGAAGCATTCATTCCACGTTTCCGAGTGATAAAATCGCTGCGTTGGATGCCATTCCAAGTCCTTATGAAACGCATTTGGAGGAGCTTCGCAATCGTATCGTGTATTTTGAAGCCAGCCGCGGATGTCCGTTTCGCTGCCAATTTTGCCTGTCTTCGATCGAAGAAGGTGTACGCTATTTTTCTTTAGATCGCATTAAGCGAGATTTGCGGCGATTGATCGATTTTGGTGTGAAACAGATAAAATTTGTCGATCGCACATTCAACATTAATAAAGAATATGCAATGGAGATATTCAAGTTTTTAATTGGATATCATAAAAACACCACCTTTCATTTTGAAATCACTGCTGATATCATGCGGCCGGAAGTATTGGAATTTCTTGCTGCAGAAGCGCCTCCCGATTTGTTTCGTTTTGAGATTGGCGTACAGTCCACCAATGATCTTTCCAATCATGCAGTGAAGCGACATCAAAATTTTGAAAAGCTTGCCCGTACGGTTTCCATTATTCGGGATTCGAAAAAAATTGTCCAGCACCTCGATCTAATTGCCGGGCTGCCACATGAGGACTATCATTCATTTCGGAAGACATTTAATGATGTGTTTGCATTGCAGCCGGATGAATTGCAGTTAGGGTTTCTAAAAATGTTGCGCGGTACGGGAATGCGTCATCAAGCAAAACAGTATGGGTATCAGTATATGGAACACGCTCCTTATGAAATTTTGGGAAATGACGTATTATCCTATTCCGATATGATCCGACTGAAACGTTTGGAAGATATTCTTGAGAAATTCTGGAATGATCATAAAATGGACCATACTGTAACCTATTTGGTCGATCAAATCTATTCCTCTCCCTTTGATTTCTTTCAAGCATTTGGGGATTTTTGGGAGGCAAATGGCTGGCAGCGATTGGGTCATCAATATGAGGATTTATTTTCAAGGCTATTGGAATTTTTAAAACATGCCAAACAACTTGCCGATGCAGAGTCAAACCGTGCTGAAGAAAATCTTGTGAACTTGAATCTTTCCGTTGTTTCCGGCTTGATGCAATTGGACTACGTGATGCATGCCAATCATCGGCCCAGGCATATTCCTTGGGAGCCGATGACCAGTCGGCAAGAGCAATATCAAAGGGCTTCCCATGTAAGCAAGCAGCTTCAAAACATGAAAGACGAAAGGATAGGGGATCCATCCTTATATGCAACGGAACACGTATTGAAACATGCCTGGGTCGGTTTATTGCCATTTGACGTAAAACAGTGGCTTGAGCATAAACGGATCGTTCTGATATCGAATCAACAACACTTTGTTGTATTATATCCTTTTGATAAACAGGGACAGAAAATATGGACAGTCGTATTTTGA
- a CDS encoding YunC family protein — protein MVQMFPVQIEDKTAIAVSVALPKTNLLVVSTEIGYIMCGALDVQLLNDKLADRKIIAGRAVGVKTIEQLLSAPLESVTAEAETIGIHSGTTGHDAIKIMLEHA, from the coding sequence ATGGTGCAAATGTTTCCGGTGCAAATTGAGGATAAAACAGCAATTGCTGTTTCTGTTGCACTTCCAAAAACAAATCTGCTTGTAGTCTCCACAGAGATTGGATATATCATGTGCGGTGCATTGGATGTACAACTACTCAATGACAAATTGGCAGACCGCAAAATTATTGCCGGTCGTGCCGTTGGCGTAAAAACCATCGAGCAGCTCTTGTCAGCACCTCTTGAATCTGTGACAGCAGAAGCTGAAACGATTGGAATACATTCAGGCACGACTGGCCATGATGCCATAAAAATCATGCTCGAACATGCTTGA